A window of Clostridia bacterium genomic DNA:
CCAATCAAGATGACATTGATTTATTAAATAAAGAAACAGGCTATAATTTTAAAGGACTTTATAATCAACAAAATTATACTTATAGTATAAATAATTTTTTAAATTCATCCTCTGACCGTCTTCTTTTATACACTGGACAATTAAGCGGCTATTTTCAGATTAATGAACAAGATATAAATGATCTTGGATTCAGCTATAAAGGTACGTTACCTGCCAATGACGCAGAAATAGCTATAAGTGAATATATTTATAAACACTTTGAAAATTACGGTTATAGATATAAAGACCAAATAATTGAGGCTAAAGATATTAAAAGTCAGGAAAATTTTCTTTCAAAAAATCCCAAAGTTGAATTTGATAACAAAGAACTAACAATAACCGCTATTATCGACACTAAATTTGACTATGACCATTTTTCTGCAATGACTGATACTCTTGAGCAAAATATTGGATTATATTTTTTAATAAACGAACTTGAACAGACCGTAAAATATGGTTATCATGGTATGATTTTTGTAAGAGACGGTTATATTGATGATTTGATAATTTCAAACCGTTCAAAAGGACTTACTATCAATAATGCAAACTTTGTATTAAAAGAAGAAAATGATAATATAGTTTCTTTTATTAATTCTGTTTATAAGTTAGATGATATTAAGTCTGAAGATATAGTCTTTTTTGACAATTCAAAATCAACGCTTAATGATGATGAAATAATAATATCTGCCTATAATTATATCCGAATTATTGATTTTGCATCAAATGAAAAATATTCATGGTCTGAAAGAGATCAAAAGCTTCCAGAATGGTTTAAAGATTATTTTAATCTAAACATGGATGGTAATCTTGATAAATTTATAAGGAATTTTATCTCAAATAACTATCCTCAAGACTTTGTTCCTGAAGGCACATATTGGTATTGGGATAATAATGAATATAAAGAAAAGCCCTATACCTTGGATTACATGAATACACTTGATGAAAATGTCAAAGTTGAAATGTACTACCAATATTTAAATCAAATGCAAGATAGAAATGAATGGGCTGATTATACTTATAACGATTTAATGAAAGAATATAAAGATTCTTTGATCAAAACTGGTATTAATGACGGTTCACTAAAAACTTTAGCACAAGACTTAAATATTAATCAAAAATATATAGAATATTACAATTATAAAACGCAAGTTAATATTGATAACGCTCCATATAAAATAGCAGGAATATATTATCCTGATTCTTTTATTGATTATAGTGATTATCCTATAATCTTAAATGATCAATTATATTCAATTGTTGCAGAAGGAAATGATGGTTATTTTGCGTTTTTGATAACGCGTACTCCTATTAACAAAGACAAGTTATTGGAGCTAGTCAAGTTTGGATATGATAACAACTTTGACAAATATGTATTTGAGATGAAAAACGGTGTAATGGCTACACTCTCTCAAGTCAACAGCTTGGTTGAAAATCTAGCTAAGGTATTCTTATATATAGGAATAGGTTTTGCTGTCTTTGCGTCTTTGATGCTTACAAACTTTATAACCATCAGTATTTCTTATAAGAGCAAAGAAATAGGAATTTTACGCGCAATAGGCGCAAGAAGCAGTGATGTGTTTGGAATTTTCTTTAACGAAAGTATAATTATTGCATTAATCAACTTCGGCTTTGCGTCCGTTGCTACCGGCATCATAGTAACACTAATCAATAGATCTCTAAGATCAGAATACAATCTATTAATTACTCTATTGAATTTTGGTTTAAGACAAATAGTTCTATTGCTTGTAGTAAGCTTGGCTGTTGCATTTATAGCAAGTTTCATTCCTGTAATGAGAATAGCACGCAAGAAACCTGTAGATGCAATGAAAAAATAACTTTATAAATATGTGTGACATTAAAAAGCCATCGCTATTTGCGATGGCTTTTATTTTATAACCATATATAGACTGATATTATATTTTGACTTCAACTGTTATTTCTTTCGGTGCAGAATAATTTAATTCTAATTTTCCGTTTTGGACTTTCCATTCCACATGAATAATACCGTAAGGAGTAGGAACATCGCCCCTACACCATTCTAGATTGCATGGATGAGGATTTATCAATGCTTTTTTATAACCAGGCTCTAGAGGTCTTACGCCAAGAACATATTCTGTGAGCATATAAGTAGGTGCTGCAGACCAGCCATGGCAATGGCTTCTTGTAAGTCTTCCGTCTGGCTGAATGTAGGTCCACATTTCCCAAAAAGTGTTGCAGCCTTTTTGAATCATAAATCCCCAATCATTTTTAATCAGTTCAATAAATCTCTTATTGTCCTGATTATTCATGATGCTCTCTAATAGGAAAAATTCAAAGAAAGGACTACCGCCTTTTACAAAATCTTGCGGATCGTTAATTATCTCTTGACATCTACTTAGCCTTGCACCTTCAGCTACACCTGATAAGACTGCTACCGTATTGGTTTGTTGAGAAAAGACACTGCTTTGGACACCGTTTTTCAAGCAGTCAGTGTATGCTTGCTTTTGCTCATTCCACATGTATTGATTAATAGCCTGTTTTATCTTATTGGCTAATTCTGACCAGTCTTTTGCAGTTTTTTCATAGCCTAATTCCTTGGCAAGATTAGCTGATTGGTTGAGTGCTCTTACCAATGTGCAATTTTGATGAGTTACTACGGCATCAGCAGGAGTATCCATATCCGCCCAATCAAACATATTCCATGCCTTTAGTTCAAAAAGGCCATCTTTATTGATGCATTTCTTTATGCCCTCGATATTTTTCTTCAGCATCAAAAATAACTTTTCAGTCAGTTGCTTTTGACCTGTATATTTATAAAATTCGCAAATACTCTGCATCCATAAAAAGCTCCATGTCGGTATGATATTAAACCATCCGCTGGGAACTTGAGATTGAGTAATAATGCTAAAATCCAAAGACTGCCCAGTTTGTTCAAGACATCTATACCAAAGTCTGTAATCGCCATTAACAACCCAGTCAATTAGAGCTTCGTTTCTTGCATCTCCTACCCAATGTGTTTGCTCATAAGTGGGACAGTCAGTATAAGTGTCTTCACTGCAACATCTTAAGGTATCTTTTCCTGCCTTATAAATGTTGTTGACCATTTCGTCAGAACAATAAAAACTGCCTTTATAGCTTTGAGGATATGTTGAAAATATCAGCTTAGGAGCTTTTATATATAATGGCTGACTGATATTTCTAAAAGATATATAACAATATCTTAATCCATGTCTTATTAAAGAACGATATTTGTTATAACCTTTTTTGGTTATGTATCTCATGGTATTATTCATGCCTTCTGCAAAATTATATCTTCCGTCTGGCTGAATAAATTCAAAGCCATGAAAATCCAAAATGTCCCCGCCCGTATGCGAAAAAACTTCAAATTCAAAAAAGCCTACAAGTTCTTGTCCATAATCAAGAAGGATTCTGGTATCATCTTCTCTAGGTTCTATTACAGCATAACCATTGCCAGCAGTAAGGTTGTAATCATCTTTGATTTTAACCTGGTTTAATACTTTTTCACAGTAACATAATCCAAAAACATTAACAGAATTACATACTTCTGATATATCAACACCTTGTTCTTTTAAAACTTGCGTTTTCAGAATGTTTTTATCCTTAATTGTGCAATTAGGCTGAACAATATTAAAAAATCCCATGCCGTTGCTTTCGTTTGCTTTTTTATTATCGACATCAAATAAATACAGCCTTATGCTCTTTATATCTACCTTATAACCGTCAAAGCAAAACAGCATCTGTGTATTATGATTATATGTAGGCAAGAAAAATGTAAATATATTATTCTCTACAGTAGTACCTGCAGTATCTATTTTTTCGCCGTTAAGATAAACATCTTGTGAAATATTATTATATTTTATATTAAATTTGCCTGGTTTATTGCAGGTAGCCTCAATAACCACTACGCCATCGCAAACATAGCAGCTATGCTCATAAGTCAAATTCTTGGTTAAATAAGGTCTCAAATTAAAACTTATAATATTATCAATTGATTTTACACTTTCAGCACTGACAAGCCTGACAGGATTCATAACCTGATTTGTTAATAAAGGAATTTCTCTTTCTGTTAGATCCTGATGAGTGGTATCGTCATATTCATCGCATTCCTGCCATTGTGAATCATCATAATCGTCAGACAAAAAATCATCAGATAGTCTTGCATCAACCTGTTCTTCAAACGGCTGCTGAACACAGATCTCAGGCGTATTGGAAAGATATTCTTCAGCTTTTTTTCCTAAAAAAGTATGGTTAGAAACAACTTCTTCTTTCAGGCCTGAAATAGACAATAATAGTCCTCTATTAGCCAAAATATATTGAAAATTACTTTGACCATAGTGCTGAACAATGATATTAAGTGTATTTTTCCCTTTTTTCAAAAAGGGTGTAATATCTATAGAATCATACTTGTAATGTGCTGGATATGCTCTAACCGGCCCATAATTAACATATTGTGAGTTTATATAAAGATAATATCTCGAATCTGCAGTAATATTAATTATTACGTTCTTTTCATCATTGTAATTAAAGTGTTTTCTAAACTTGACCGTACTATGATGAGAAACATCGTCTTTAGGCCATATCCATTTTGCTTTACTATCTATCATATTACACCCATATAATTTTTTACTTTTGTTTCAAAACTACGACTGTATTTTGATTTATTTCTACAGATAAGACTCTATTTTCAAAGCTCAACTCTTGGCTTGCCTGAATTCCTATATCGCCTGTGGGTAATGTGTCCTGACTGTAAACATACAAATCAAAATCACCAAAATTATCGCCATTGCTTATCGCTGCCTTATATGACGATTTGCCGCCATTAGCTATTACATAAGTCCATTTTCCATCAGGGGCTTTGAACGCAGTACCAGCAACAAAATCATCATTAATTTCTAGAGGATATATATCAGAATTTTTTTCTATTAGTCTAGACATTAATCCATAAGCATAATACATCGGACGGATTTCATAATCTTTTTTGATAGTATTATAATATATCGGATCTTCTCTATAATCTTCTTTTGCACTTTTCCAAAGTCCTAATTGCATCATCTCGCCGTAGGTTGCTCCGCGTTTATAATATTGATCCAATAATGTCCAATAACTCGTTCCTGCAGCGCCATTGTTAAAGAAATTGACCATTTGTCTAACCAACAAAACGCCTCTTTCGTAGAGATCTACGTCTAATTGTCTTGTAGAACCTGATACTCTGTTAGATCCAAATTCGCCAATTACATGCTGCTTGCCTGTATATTTTACTATTCTATAATTTTCAGCCTGCCAAGCAGCAATTGTTGAATTTTTGGTCTCATATCCAAAAATATATGTATGAGAATTATATTTATCAGCAATATCATCCAGCTCATCGACTGTTTTTTCCAACCAATATTGGGCATTATCAGTATTATCCGAGAGATTAAACAATACCTTATCCCTTATACCATCTTTTTTAAATCTGGCATCAAGTTCTCTGCAAAGCTCGGCATAATCTTTAAATATTCCTGGCCGTCCATTATCAGTTAGATTATCTATCTGATAAGACCAGTCTGGCTCATTGATAGGTGTAATTTCTTTTATGCAAGTATAGTTCTTTTTTACAACTAGAAGTTGAACAAACATAGAAAAGTTCTCTGCAAATTCTTTGGGATACTTTGAACCTACCACCCAGTTATTAGCAGAGTTATTTTTGGCAAGAAAATGTTTGCCGCCGACTAAGGCATTGGTATCTCCATCTATCAAACTTACATAGTTACCTGCTCCCCATAAGGTCAGATTGACTTCTATATTGTTTTCCTGAGCAAGATCCAAAACCTTATAAAGACTTTGCATTTCAACAGAATTTACAGTAAGCGCATCCCAATTGATGTTGCTGTCATCAGAGTCATCATTAAGCGGTTCCAGCCATTCGGGTAAAATCATTATTCTAAACTTTTGAACTTTTAATTCTTTTACCCTGTTTACTACAATATCCCAATCTTCAGCCTTGACATTGCCTCTTGTTACATTTTGTGAAAAGAAATGCGGATCAAACTCCACTCCTATGGTATCTGTTTTGACACCTGTAGCAGGTTGTACCACCGTCTTTATATATCCCTGGGGTATTAATTCAGTCTTATTTTTATTATTATTATCATCAACCGTGCTTCCTTGTCCACATCCAAAAGCTGATAAACATAGCACCGCACTCAAAAGCATTATCAAAAATCTCCTCATTTATATTTCCCCTATTTTGAACTGAATACTATTACACTTCTTTCAGGTATTTGTTGCGTCAATACTCTTCCGTCAGCTTCAACCGTTCCGCTGGAAGGTATTACATTATTATCTGTGGGTATGTCGCTCTCCAAAAAAACATACTTTTCCATTTTTGTAGGGAACTTTGTATCGTTAACAAAGCTTACCGTTTTGGATTCGTCTCCGTCATTAACAATCAAATAGGTCCATTTATCGCCTTGTCTAAAAGCAGTAGCAGTAATATCTTCATCATCACTGGTAATCTTATATATAAGATCTCCTGCTTCTACAAATCTTGTAATCATTGAATAAGTGTAAAAAACAGGTCGTACATTATAAAATTCATCAGCAAAACCCCAAAGTCCCATATCCATGATTTTGCCTATATAAAAGTCGTTCCTTGAATAATATTGACTAAACAATACCCAATAGCTTGTACCTTGGCTGCCCATATTGAACATATTGCTGACTATTCTTGCTATATCTATAGCTCTTGCTCCAGAATGCTTATCAAATGTCGCATGAGAACCTGAGGTGTTTTTTGTACCAAATTCGCCCCACATATGAGGAATATCCGGATAATCTGCCATTACTTGGGCGTATGCATTTAGGTTATAACTGGGCAAATTATATTTTATGTCGCTATTGGTCATATCTCTAAGACTTTCACCTGTTTCAACATTATAAGTATCGCCAAAATCATATGTATGAGAATTAGCAACATCAATAATACCGTCTTCATATAACTCGCCCAAAGTTTTTGCAAGCCAAGCTGGACTTCTAGCATCATCACTTAGATTAAATAAAACTTTGTCTCTTATACCTGCATCAATAAATGCCTGATGCATATCGCGGCACAAATCTGCATACATTTTGTTGCCCATTATAGCACTAATTTTGTCATACAATGAATTTGGTTCATTATACAAAGTCACTTCTTTGATATTATCATATCCTTTTTCTTCAATTAGGTATTTTACAAGGTCAGCAAAAACAGTAACAAAAGTTTTCTCATATCCTGACTTTGGCTCTGATACCCAGCTGTTAGTAGCCGCGAAATACAGCTCTCCGCTTACGCCCCAAATAGTAAGGTTGACAGATATATCAAGTTCTTTCGCTGTATCTAAAACCTGATACAGCGATTTCATCTCATTTGAATTCCAATTGTAATTTTTTGATTCAAAATCTTCTTTTGTCCAAGCAGAAGCCCCGCCGACTTCTTTTTGACAATACCAAGAAGGCAATATCATAGAGCGGATACGTTTTAGGTTCATCGCCTTTATTCTGGGAACAAAAATATTATCCCAATCTTCTGCCTTTGCCATCCATTCTACTCCATTAGTAGTTCCGCTAAGACCTACATTTTGACTCAAAAAATGCGGATCAAGTTCAGTACCTATTCCATACACTGTTTTTGAATCTTTGGTAGCCTTATTAATGTACAAAGCCATTGAACCAGATGGCACAACACGATTTGCATTTTTATCACCATGTTCATCTCCAGAATTTTTGCAACCGATTGCAAAGAATCCTAAGACAAACACTAGTAAAAGACATATAATCTTTTTCGTCATTAATTTCTCCAAATATTTTTATATTTTTAATCTCCGAACTTTTGTGCAAAGTATTGCAAACTGTTGTTATAGCTTTCATTCAAAAATTCAAAATATGATGAAAAACTCTTATAGCATTGTTCTTTGTATGTTGACAAAATTTCTACCGGTGTCTTTCCGCCTTCGCCCAAAATACCTGCCCAAGCCTTACCTCTAATTGATTCAACATATTTTCCATCAATTTCGGAAGCTTGTACTGCCAAATCTCTTGAAAGACTGGGTACCCAAATTCCCTCAGTTCCAGTAGTAAAATTGGGAACATTATAATAGAGATTGTAGTACCAATTGGTTTCTTCAGTATTGTAATGAGCGCAAATTCTGTCAGAAACATTGATATTGGGCAATAACTCCCACATGCCTGAATAAGGAGGTTTGTTTAGATATTGATCCACTTTATCTTCGGGATAAGCCCAAGTTTTAAATGTCTTGCCGTTTATAACTCTATCTTCTCCCTCTATCCAATCTTTACCCTTAATCCCATATTTTGCTAATTCATAATTTTCAACATCAGAATACATCCAATCTATGAACTTTATCAAAATCTCTGTATTCTTTGCTCTATAAGGAACTATCATACCCATCCAAGCTCTTGCTGTTTTTAAGCTTCCATTAACAACTCTATTTCCGTCTTTGTCCAAAATGGGATTGCCATCACGATCGCTTGCTGCAAGAGGTGACAAAACCATGAGTTCGCCGTTTGGATTAGCTTGCTTAAATGTTCTGTTGATCATTATGATTTGTTCGGGTATAGAATAACTCATAAAAGTAGCAGATAATCCTGATATGAAGTTTGTACGTCTTAACTCATCAGTCATTGAAATATTATCTTTTTCCCAGATCCCGTCTTTGTTCCATTGATACATCAAGTTTAAATATCTGTCAAAGTTGGCGGTAAATTGTGTAGGTACAAATTTGCCTTCTTCATTAAAGCCATAGTTCATGCCGTCAACACCAAAAGCTGTACCTATAGTACGAGCTAAGTCCCATGCAAATCCGCTTACAGGATACTGTATGCCAGCAATGTTTTTCTTAATAACTCGCATTAGATTATCAAATTCTTCTACCGTCATGTGCTTGCAATTTTCATTATTAATATCATAATCGTCTGGATCAAGGCCTGTTATATTCTTTACCTTTTCCATGTAATCCTTTCTAATGAGTATGCCAAAACCGCCTTCTTTCTCATGGCTTGTAAGCACATTGTGATAATATTTTCCGTTAATATTAAAGTATCCGGCTCTTTCTGCATAATGACCATCATCATTTTCTCTAATTTTGGCGAGAATATTTTGACCGTCTTGTTCTAGATATGAAGATAAGTCTTTTGCCGCAAAATTGTTATCTCTTGCGTATTTTATGATAGCTGAGCCTGCATCTTCGCTCATATAGTGAATGACTGCTTCCATAGACTGATTTCTATTAGAAAAATTAACGTCAACCTGGTTTACCAAGTCAGTGTTGGTATACATCTTCATAACCAATTTGACTTTGATGCCGGTATCTTTATAAAACTTTTTTTCTAGTGCTTCTGTAACTTTATCATCATTAACCCCATCCACCATTCCGCTTGAACGCGCACGATAGATAGTCAATAGATAACTATCTCCCACCATTCCAGTGTCTTTTTTACAACCAGCAAGACTTAAAGTTAAAATCATTGCTAATATCAAACAAATAATCTTTTTCATCACTTTCTCCTTCTTTTGATTATTCTTTTACTCCACCGATTATTAAGCCGTTAATAAAGTATTTTTGCAAAAATGGATAAACGATAATTATAGGCATTGAACCAAGCACTACAGCAGCAAACTTCACAGATTCTGTCGGCAGTATATTTCCGCCGCCACCTCCGCCATAAATGCTTGTTATATTAGTCAAAAGCTGTTGTATCAAATATTGAATAGGATACTTTTCTTTGCTCGATATGAATAGCATTGGTCCTACCCAGTTGTTCCAATATGAAACAGCTGCAAATAGCACAACAGTAGCTATTACCGGCAATGAAAGAGGTAAATATATCCTGATCAAGATTCTTATATTGCTTGCTCCGTCAATTTTAGCCGCTTCTTCCAAGCTGGAAGGTACAGTGTAAAAAAAGTTTCTAAGCAATATTGTATAATATGGTGCCATAGCGCCTGGGATAATTATTGCCCATATTGAATCAGTAAAGAATGTTGTTACTACTAGATAATAAGGAATAAGTCCGCCTGAAAATAACATTGTAAATATCATAAACAAGGAAAAGAACTTATTTCCTTTTAAGTATGATTTTGATAGCGGATATGCATATAAGGTACATACCGTAATAGTCACTAAAGTTCCGATCAAAGTAAGTATAATAGAATTTTTTACTGAATTTAGCAAGTACGGATCGGAATCGATTATGAACTTATAGGCATAAAAGCTAAACTTACTAGGAAAAAGTTTATAGCCGTTCTTTATCAACGCAATCTCGTCTGTAAAACTTCCTGAAACAATATAAACATAAGGTATCAAAAAACTCAGAGTCAAAAGCGATAAAAATGTTATGTTAAAGATATTAAAGGCTATTCTTCCTTTTGTTAATTTATAATTCATATTATCACCACAAACCTTTATTATCCGAACGTTTAACCAACCAGTTAGCGCCCACCATTAATATAAATCCAACAATGCTCTGAACTAAACCTACTGCAGTTACTTCGCCCCAGCCTCTAAAATCTCCTCTTAGTCCGCGATACATCCAAGTACCCAAAACATCTACAGTAGAATATAATTCACTATTCTGACCAACCAAGGCATATATCTGTTCAAAGTCATCTTTAACTATGCCTGCTACACTTAAAATAAATGTCATTCCGATAACAGGCATAATTCCCGGAATAGATACATGTAAAACTTGTTTAAATCTGCCTGCCCCATCGCATCTTGCAGCTTCATACAAATCAGGGTTTATCGCTGTAAGTCCTGCCAAAAAGACAATAGTACCCCAACCTGTGTTTTTCCAGATATGTGTAATTGTGATTATGGCACGCCAATATTGAGGACTAGCATACCACTGAATTCTATCTATACCAAGAGATATCAAAATATCATTCAAAACGCCGTAATCGGTTGATAAAAACATATATGCAATGGATGCGACAATAACCCATGAGATAAAGTAAGGTAAATAAGAAACCGTCTGAACAAACTTCTTAAATATTCCATTACTTAATTCATTAAACAATAGAGCTAAAATGATAGACGAAGGAAAAGCAAAAATCAGCTTAAGCAATCCTAATATTAATGTATTGCGTACAAGTCTATAAAAGCCGTATGACATTACAGCATATTTTATATTTTGCAAACCCACCCATGGAGAATTCATTATTCCAAAAACAGGACTGTATTCTTTGAACGCCAATACGAGCCCATACATAGGAATATAGGAAAATATCAATAATACTACAAAGCCAGGCAAAAACATCAAATATAATTGCCATTCTTTGATTATTTGTTTAAAATCTTTTTTTAATTTTGACTTCTTAATCTTACTGTTCAACACTCAGAAATTCCCTCTAATTTAATATTTCTTACCGCACGTCTCAAAAATGAGACGGCGGTAGAAATATAGTTTTTTTAAGCCTAACCTAAATTACTTTTTTGATTTCAAGTACTTCAACACCTGTTTGGCTTACAGGTATGTTTTGAACTCTGATAGCATTTGGAGTAATTTTATCTGTATCAAGTACAGTGTAAGAAAGTACTAATGTTTCATCTTCGTATGTGACTCCTGATACAAGTTGTGTCCATTCAGCTTTGGTAAGCGAAGCCTCATCGGTGCCAAACCAAACATCTAACTTTAATGCAGTAACTAATTCATTAGTTATAACGTATGTAAATTTATATCTTAACACATATGTTGTATCATTAACAGTTGCATAAGGATTCCAGTTAGAGAATGTCGCAATAGGATTATCCCAAGAACCTGTAACTAATTTTGCTCCGCCAGCTCCTAATAGGAACATTATACCGCCATTCCATCCATCAGGGTTATCTTCATTAGTGCCACCCATAACGTTAAATGCCATAAATGTTTGTGAAGCTGTTTCGGTATTAGTAGCTTTGAAGGTTATTTGAATTGTGTCTTCGTTAGAATAGCTTCCTATTTTAGCCATACCTGAAGTAATATTAGCTGTATTGAAAACTGCTTCTTCAGAATTAAATTGAGGAACTGCCAAACCTTGAGGAGGTTGAGGATCTTCAGGCTTATCGCAGCTGGTACCGTCTATTCTCAATTCGCTGATTGTGAGTCTTCCTACACCTGCAGCAGCAGATACCCAAATAGGTCCAGCATAAATGTTTGCAGCTTGTCCTGCGGTGAAGTCAGATACTTTACGGTAAATTGCAGTTACACCATCTTCAAGATTTATATAACCGCCGTTGTCAGGTCTTGCTGCCCATTCTAGAGCTTTGCCTTGGAACCAAACTTGAACTCTGATATATTCGATTCCTTCAATAGTTACGTTAGACACCTGATACTCAAACAAAGTAGTTGTATTGCGATTGTATTCAAGAGCATAAGGGTTGTTTGTAGAACCAAATATAGCTTCGTCATGCTTAAATGCGGACACATCTATCTTGCCGTTGTCAGCCAGACGGATTACGATACCTTGAGGCCAATCTGCATTACCGCCTATAGGACCGCGAGTCAAGAATTGCAGAGTTGAATATTTTTGTACATTCATAAGCATGGAAACTTTTCTGTCGTATTGATATACATTTGTAATTCCCTGCGCATTTCCAGCCAATTCAAGATTATCTGACAAAATATTTCCGCTAGGTACGCCTGTAACATTAACAGGAACTTCTTTGGTTACAGTATTACCAAAGGAATCTGTAACTTTATAT
This region includes:
- a CDS encoding ABC transporter permease gives rise to the protein MINRYIQNNDAILSIDSHANEDLRKFARIDTQGNKEAFKQTDESKITISKDKNFKLIKSRLPWKNSVKIGASGLKAKPFRLVMTILLSVVAFTLAGLSDTMAAYNKYTITANSLIDSNINAFTLEKQIKIFYDDNKEYYTNSSYSNQDDIDLLNKETGYNFKGLYNQQNYTYSINNFLNSSSDRLLLYTGQLSGYFQINEQDINDLGFSYKGTLPANDAEIAISEYIYKHFENYGYRYKDQIIEAKDIKSQENFLSKNPKVEFDNKELTITAIIDTKFDYDHFSAMTDTLEQNIGLYFLINELEQTVKYGYHGMIFVRDGYIDDLIISNRSKGLTINNANFVLKEENDNIVSFINSVYKLDDIKSEDIVFFDNSKSTLNDDEIIISAYNYIRIIDFASNEKYSWSERDQKLPEWFKDYFNLNMDGNLDKFIRNFISNNYPQDFVPEGTYWYWDNNEYKEKPYTLDYMNTLDENVKVEMYYQYLNQMQDRNEWADYTYNDLMKEYKDSLIKTGINDGSLKTLAQDLNINQKYIEYYNYKTQVNIDNAPYKIAGIYYPDSFIDYSDYPIILNDQLYSIVAEGNDGYFAFLITRTPINKDKLLELVKFGYDNNFDKYVFEMKNGVMATLSQVNSLVENLAKVFLYIGIGFAVFASLMLTNFITISISYKSKEIGILRAIGARSSDVFGIFFNESIIIALINFGFASVATGIIVTLINRSLRSEYNLLITLLNFGLRQIVLLLVVSLAVAFIASFIPVMRIARKKPVDAMKK
- a CDS encoding family 78 glycoside hydrolase catalytic domain, which translates into the protein MIDSKAKWIWPKDDVSHHSTVKFRKHFNYNDEKNVIINITADSRYYLYINSQYVNYGPVRAYPAHYKYDSIDITPFLKKGKNTLNIIVQHYGQSNFQYILANRGLLLSISGLKEEVVSNHTFLGKKAEEYLSNTPEICVQQPFEEQVDARLSDDFLSDDYDDSQWQECDEYDDTTHQDLTEREIPLLTNQVMNPVRLVSAESVKSIDNIISFNLRPYLTKNLTYEHSCYVCDGVVVIEATCNKPGKFNIKYNNISQDVYLNGEKIDTAGTTVENNIFTFFLPTYNHNTQMLFCFDGYKVDIKSIRLYLFDVDNKKANESNGMGFFNIVQPNCTIKDKNILKTQVLKEQGVDISEVCNSVNVFGLCYCEKVLNQVKIKDDYNLTAGNGYAVIEPREDDTRILLDYGQELVGFFEFEVFSHTGGDILDFHGFEFIQPDGRYNFAEGMNNTMRYITKKGYNKYRSLIRHGLRYCYISFRNISQPLYIKAPKLIFSTYPQSYKGSFYCSDEMVNNIYKAGKDTLRCCSEDTYTDCPTYEQTHWVGDARNEALIDWVVNGDYRLWYRCLEQTGQSLDFSIITQSQVPSGWFNIIPTWSFLWMQSICEFYKYTGQKQLTEKLFLMLKKNIEGIKKCINKDGLFELKAWNMFDWADMDTPADAVVTHQNCTLVRALNQSANLAKELGYEKTAKDWSELANKIKQAINQYMWNEQKQAYTDCLKNGVQSSVFSQQTNTVAVLSGVAEGARLSRCQEIINDPQDFVKGGSPFFEFFLLESIMNNQDNKRFIELIKNDWGFMIQKGCNTFWEMWTYIQPDGRLTRSHCHGWSAAPTYMLTEYVLGVRPLEPGYKKALINPHPCNLEWCRGDVPTPYGIIHVEWKVQNGKLELNYSAPKEITVEVKI
- a CDS encoding carbohydrate ABC transporter permease, which gives rise to MNYKLTKGRIAFNIFNITFLSLLTLSFLIPYVYIVSGSFTDEIALIKNGYKLFPSKFSFYAYKFIIDSDPYLLNSVKNSIILTLIGTLVTITVCTLYAYPLSKSYLKGNKFFSLFMIFTMLFSGGLIPYYLVVTTFFTDSIWAIIIPGAMAPYYTILLRNFFYTVPSSLEEAAKIDGASNIRILIRIYLPLSLPVIATVVLFAAVSYWNNWVGPMLFISSKEKYPIQYLIQQLLTNITSIYGGGGGGNILPTESVKFAAVVLGSMPIIIVYPFLQKYFINGLIIGGVKE
- a CDS encoding ABC transporter permease subunit; this encodes MLNSKIKKSKLKKDFKQIIKEWQLYLMFLPGFVVLLIFSYIPMYGLVLAFKEYSPVFGIMNSPWVGLQNIKYAVMSYGFYRLVRNTLILGLLKLIFAFPSSIILALLFNELSNGIFKKFVQTVSYLPYFISWVIVASIAYMFLSTDYGVLNDILISLGIDRIQWYASPQYWRAIITITHIWKNTGWGTIVFLAGLTAINPDLYEAARCDGAGRFKQVLHVSIPGIMPVIGMTFILSVAGIVKDDFEQIYALVGQNSELYSTVDVLGTWMYRGLRGDFRGWGEVTAVGLVQSIVGFILMVGANWLVKRSDNKGLW